One part of the Raphanus sativus cultivar WK10039 chromosome 7, ASM80110v3, whole genome shotgun sequence genome encodes these proteins:
- the LOC108817512 gene encoding PHD finger protein ALFIN-LIKE 5 isoform X1: MEGGGGGAHYNNPRTVEEVFRDFKGRRAAILRALTTDVQEFFQQCDPEKDNLCLYGFPNQVWEVNLPAEEVPPELPEPALGINFARDGMHEKDWLSLVAVHSDAWLLSVSFFFGSKFGFDKADRKRLFNMINADPTIFEVVTGTAKTQTKGKPSSANQNGNRSKSNSNVRGLDGETSKTIQPMGEEEEEEKEEEEEEEGETQCGACGEKYASDEFWICCDKCEKWFHGTCVKITPARAEHIKHYKCPSCTNKRARPY, translated from the exons ATGgaaggaggtggaggaggagcgCACTACAACAACCCTCGAACCGTGGAAGAAGTCTTCCGAGATTTCAAGGGTCGTCGAGCTGCCATCCTCCGAGCTCTCACCACcg atGTGCAAGAGTTTTTCCAGCAATGCGACCCTG AGAAGGACAATCTTTGCTTGTATGGGTTCCCAAATCAAGTATGGGAAGTGAACTTACCAGCTGAAGAAGTACCTCCAGAGCTCCCCGAACCTGCACTCGGCATCAACTTTGCCAGAGATGGAATGCACGAAAAAGACTGGCTTTCTCTCGTTGCTGTCCACAGTGATGCCTGGTTACTCTCTGTCTCCTTTTTCTTCGGTTCAAAATTTGGTTTTGATAAAGCTGATAG GAAGCGCTTGTTCAACATGATAAATGCGGATCCTACTATATTTGAAGTTGTAACTGGAACTGcgaaaacacaaacaaaggGGAAGCCCTCTTCAGCAAATCAAAATGGCAACAGATCCAAGTCAAATTCAAATGTG AGAGGTTTAGATGGCGAAACCTCAAAGACAATACAACCCATGggcgaggaagaagaagaggaaaaggaagaggaagaagaggaagagggtgAAACACAGTGTGGAGCATGTGGAGAGAAGTATGCTTCAGATGAATTCTGGATATGCTGTGACAAGTGCGAGAAATGGTTCCATGGGACATGTGTGAAGATCACTCCAGCTAGAGCTGAGCATATCAAGCATTACAAGTGCCCTTCTTGCACCAACAAAAGAGCTCGACCCtactaa
- the LOC108818365 gene encoding LRR receptor-like serine/threonine-protein kinase EFR isoform X1, whose amino-acid sequence MMKLSLSLALLMLLQVSTVVFAQPRFSSETDMRALLELKSQAAENNTEVLSSWNNSTPLCNWIGVTCGGRKQERVTSLDLGGFKLAGVISPSIGNLSFLRSLNLAENSFTSTIPPEVGMLFRLRYLNMSFNLLQGKIPHSLSNCSTLSTLDLSSNQIAHEVPSELGSLSKLTILYLNSNNLTGKFPSSLGNLTSLRKLDFANNYMVGEIPDDVARLRQMVFFQISQNGFSGAFPPPLYNLSSLETLSLTGNSFSGELRAEFGDLLPNLRTVVMGNNHFTGAIPLTLANISSLGRFDISTNNLTGSIPLSFGNLPNLWWLGIAQNALGNNNSFTDLEFITALGNCTELEFLDASYNRLGGELPASTANLSTTLTSLYLGGNQISGTIPRDIGNLVNLQILSLEENMLTGELPVSFGKLLELQVIDLYANSLSGELPSYFDKMTQLQKIHLNSNSFQGRIPKSIGGCTNLFDLWIDTNNLNGSIPPEILRIPSLAYLDLSSNFLTGSLPEEVGKLELLVGLSASDNKLSGRIPQTLGGCLSLEFLYLQGNSFEGGVPDISRLVSLSNVDLSRNNLSGRIPRYLARLPLLQNLNLSMNEFEGSVPTTGVFRNATEVSVFGNKNLCGGVREMQLKPCTVKASPRPRKPLSTRKKVASGVGIGMASLLLIIIVASLCWWFKKRRDKKKKNNASSTNLSYSTSVGKFYEKLSYKELHEATGGFSSSNLIGSGNFGDVYKGVLGHDDNNKLVAVKVLNLLKHGATKSFMAECETFKGIRHRNLVKLLTVCSSLDSQGNEFRALVYEFMPKGSLDTWLLQQPEEDHHSRALTVPEKLNVAIDVGSALEYLHVHCHEAIAHCDLKPSNVLLDDELTAHVGDFGLARLLYKFDRESFLSQFSSAGVRGTVGYAPPEYGMGGQPSVKGDVYSFGILLLEMFTGKKPTDESFAGDYNLHSYAESVLLSGGEEEGGGGSSNAVVDEWLRLVLQVGVRCSEEYQRDRMKMDEALRELISVRSKFFSTKTDAAEELSPRDAAVQSSPQEWMLSADTHTM is encoded by the exons aTGATGAAGCTGTCTCTTTCACTTGCTTTACTCATGTTGCTTCAAGTTTCCACGGTGGTCTTTGCCCAACCCAGGTTTTCGAGCGAGACTGACATGAGAGCTTTACTCGAGTTAAAATCCCAAGCTGCTGAGAACAATACCGAGGTCTTATCCTCATGGAACAACTCCACTCCTCTTTGCAACTGGATCGGTGTCACATGCGGTGGTCGGAAGCAAGAAAGAGTTACGAGTCTAGACCTCGGAGGATTCAAGCTAGCCGGTGTGATCTCACCTTCCATCGGTAACCTCTCGTTTCTCAGATCACTTAACCTCGCAGAAAACTCTTTCACAAGTACCATCCCTCCAGAGGTGGGGATGCTGTTTAGGCTTCGGTACTTGAACATGAGCTTTAATCTTCTCCAAGGAAAGATCCCACACAGTCTCTCTAACTGCTCCACACTCTCCACCCTTGATTTATCTTCAAACCAGATTGCACACGAAGTTCCTTCAGAGCTAGGTTCGCTTTCTAAGCTGACTATTCTGTATCTTAACAGCAACAACCTCACCGGAAAGTTCCCTTCGTCCTTAGGAAACTTGACCTCGCTCCGGAAGCTTGACTTCGCAAATAACTATATGGTAGGAGAGATACCAGACGATGTTGCTAGATTGAGACAAATGGTGTTCTTCCAGATATCGCAGAACGGTTTCTCAGGTGCTTTCCCTCCTCCGTTGTACAACCTCTCCTCGCTGGAGACTCTGTCCCTAACCGGCAACAGCTTTTCAGGTGAACTCAGAGCTGAGTTTGGCGATCTTCTACCGAACCTAAGAACGGTGGTTATGGGAAACAATCATTTCACAGGAGCTATCCCGTTAACACTTGCCAATATCTCAAGCCTTGGAAGGTTTGATATCTCAACTAACAACCTCACAGGAAGCATCCCTTTGAGCTTTGGGAATCTACCTAACCTGTGGTGGTTAGGGATTGCTCAAAACGCTCTGGGAAACAACAACTCGTTTACTGATCTTGAGTTTATTACTGCTTTGGGTAACTGCACTGAGCTAGAGTTCTTGGACGCTAGTTACAACAGACTTGGAGGTGAGCTTCCTGCCTCAACAGCCAATCTCTCCACCACGTTGACTAGTCTATACTTGGGAGGAAACCAAATCTCTGGAACCATTCCACGTGACATCGGGAATCTCGTGAACCTGCAAATACTCAGTTTGGAAGAAAACATGCTGACAGGAGAGCTTCCTGTCTCTTTCGGGAAGCTTTTGGAACTGCAGGTGATTGATCTGTATGCAAACTCATTATCCGGGGAGTTACCATCTTACTTTGATAAAATGACTCAGTTGCAGAAGATTCATTTGAACAGCAATAGTTTCCAAGGGAGAATCCCCAAGAGTATTGGAGGTTGTACAAACTTGTTTGACTTATGGATTGATACTAATAATCTGAACGGGAGTATACCTCCAGAGATACTGCGGATTCCATCTCTTGCTTACTTAGATCTGTCAAGCAATTTCTTGACAGGTTCTTTACCTGAAGAAGTTGGAAAGCTGGAGCTTCTCGTTGGACTAAGTGCTAGCGACAACAAGTTATCAGGACGCATTCCGCAAACTCTAGGTGGTTGTCTCTCCTTGGAGTTTCTCTACCTGCAAGGAAACTCGTTTGAAGGAGGGGTTCCGGATATAAGTCGGTTGGTCAGTTTATCAAATGTTGACTTGTCCAGAAACAATCTCTCTGGCCGCATACCTCGGTATCTCGCCAGGCTACCTCTGCTGCAGAATCTGAATCTTTCGATGAACGAGTTCGAGGGGAGTGTGCCTACAACAGGAGTGTTTCGAAACGCTACGGAAGTTTCTGTTTTTGGTAACAAAAATCTCTGCGGAGGGGTCAGAGAAATGCAACTAAAGCCGTGTACTGTGAAAGCATCACCAAGGCCGAGAAAGCCTCTTTCAACTCGAAAGAAGGTTGCAAGTGGTGTTGGTATAGGCATGGCCTCACTTCTGTTAATCATAATCGTGGCTTCTCTGTGTTGGTGGTTCAAGAAGAGGAgggacaagaagaagaagaacaatgCAAGTAGTACTAACCTATCTTATTCCACTAGTGTGGGAAAGTTCTATGAGAAGTTAAGCTATAAAGAGCTTCATGAAGCAACCGGTGGCTTCTCTTCAAGCAATCTGATTGGTTCAGGCAACTTCGGTGACGTGTACAAAGGAGTGCTTGGCCATGATGATAACAACAAACTCGTCGCTGTTAAAGTCTTGAACCTCTTGAAGCATGGAGCAACCAAAAGCTTTATGGCGGAGTGTGAAACTTTCAAAGGTATAAGGCATCGTAACCTTGTGAAACTGCTAACGGTCTGTTCAAGCCTCGATTCCCAAGGAAACGAGTTCAGAGCTCTGGTCTATGAGTTCATGCCGAAAGGAAGTCTGGATACGTGGCTGCTGCAGCAGCCAGAAGAAGATCATCACTCGAGGGCTTTAACAGTTCCAGAGAAACTTAACGTAGCGATAGATGTTGGTTCCGCTTTGGAGTATCTGCATGTTCACTGTCATGAGGCGATAGCTCACTGTGATCTTAAGCCAAGCAACGTTCTTCTTGACGATGAGCTTACAGCTCATGTTGGTGACTTTGGTTTGGCTAGGCTTCTCTATAAATTCGATCGAGAATCCTTCTTAAGTCAGTTTAGTTCCGCTGGTGTTAGAGGCACCGTTGGCTATGCCCCACCAG AGTATGGAATGGGAGGCCAACCATCAGTAAAAGGAGATGTGTACAGCTTTGGGATTCTACTTTTGGAGATGTTCACTGGAAAGAAACCGACAGACGAATCGTTTGCAGGGGACTATAACCTCCACAGCTACGCAGAGTCGGTGTTGTTGTCAGGAGGTGAGGAGGAGGGTGGAGGAGGCAGCAGCAATGCGGTTGTTGATGAGTGGTTGAGACTGGTTCTTCAGGTGGGCGTAAGGTGTTCTGAGGAGTATCAAAGGGATAGGATGAAAATGGATGAAGCGCTACGTGAATTAATCTCAGTCAGATCTAAGTTCTTCAGTACCAAGACGGATGCTGCAGAAGAGCTAAGTCCCAGGGATGCTGCTGTGCAAAGTTCTCCTCAGGAATGGATGTTAAGCGCTGACACGCATACAATGtag
- the LOC108818365 gene encoding LRR receptor-like serine/threonine-protein kinase EFR isoform X2 produces MMKLSLSLALLMLLQVSTVVFAQPRFSSETDMRALLELKSQAAENNTEVLSSWNNSTPLCNWIGVTCGGRKQERVTSLDLGGFKLAGVISPSIGNLSFLRSLNLAENSFTSTIPPEVGMLFRLRYLNMSFNLLQGKIPHSLSNCSTLSTLDLSSNQIAHEVPSELGSLSKLTILYLNSNNLTGKFPSSLGNLTSLRKLDFANNYMVGEIPDDVARLRQMVFFQISQNGFSGELRAEFGDLLPNLRTVVMGNNHFTGAIPLTLANISSLGRFDISTNNLTGSIPLSFGNLPNLWWLGIAQNALGNNNSFTDLEFITALGNCTELEFLDASYNRLGGELPASTANLSTTLTSLYLGGNQISGTIPRDIGNLVNLQILSLEENMLTGELPVSFGKLLELQVIDLYANSLSGELPSYFDKMTQLQKIHLNSNSFQGRIPKSIGGCTNLFDLWIDTNNLNGSIPPEILRIPSLAYLDLSSNFLTGSLPEEVGKLELLVGLSASDNKLSGRIPQTLGGCLSLEFLYLQGNSFEGGVPDISRLVSLSNVDLSRNNLSGRIPRYLARLPLLQNLNLSMNEFEGSVPTTGVFRNATEVSVFGNKNLCGGVREMQLKPCTVKASPRPRKPLSTRKKVASGVGIGMASLLLIIIVASLCWWFKKRRDKKKKNNASSTNLSYSTSVGKFYEKLSYKELHEATGGFSSSNLIGSGNFGDVYKGVLGHDDNNKLVAVKVLNLLKHGATKSFMAECETFKGIRHRNLVKLLTVCSSLDSQGNEFRALVYEFMPKGSLDTWLLQQPEEDHHSRALTVPEKLNVAIDVGSALEYLHVHCHEAIAHCDLKPSNVLLDDELTAHVGDFGLARLLYKFDRESFLSQFSSAGVRGTVGYAPPEYGMGGQPSVKGDVYSFGILLLEMFTGKKPTDESFAGDYNLHSYAESVLLSGGEEEGGGGSSNAVVDEWLRLVLQVGVRCSEEYQRDRMKMDEALRELISVRSKFFSTKTDAAEELSPRDAAVQSSPQEWMLSADTHTM; encoded by the exons aTGATGAAGCTGTCTCTTTCACTTGCTTTACTCATGTTGCTTCAAGTTTCCACGGTGGTCTTTGCCCAACCCAGGTTTTCGAGCGAGACTGACATGAGAGCTTTACTCGAGTTAAAATCCCAAGCTGCTGAGAACAATACCGAGGTCTTATCCTCATGGAACAACTCCACTCCTCTTTGCAACTGGATCGGTGTCACATGCGGTGGTCGGAAGCAAGAAAGAGTTACGAGTCTAGACCTCGGAGGATTCAAGCTAGCCGGTGTGATCTCACCTTCCATCGGTAACCTCTCGTTTCTCAGATCACTTAACCTCGCAGAAAACTCTTTCACAAGTACCATCCCTCCAGAGGTGGGGATGCTGTTTAGGCTTCGGTACTTGAACATGAGCTTTAATCTTCTCCAAGGAAAGATCCCACACAGTCTCTCTAACTGCTCCACACTCTCCACCCTTGATTTATCTTCAAACCAGATTGCACACGAAGTTCCTTCAGAGCTAGGTTCGCTTTCTAAGCTGACTATTCTGTATCTTAACAGCAACAACCTCACCGGAAAGTTCCCTTCGTCCTTAGGAAACTTGACCTCGCTCCGGAAGCTTGACTTCGCAAATAACTATATGGTAGGAGAGATACCAGACGATGTTGCTAGATTGAGACAAATGGTGTTCTTCCAGATATCGCAGAACGGTTTCTCAG GTGAACTCAGAGCTGAGTTTGGCGATCTTCTACCGAACCTAAGAACGGTGGTTATGGGAAACAATCATTTCACAGGAGCTATCCCGTTAACACTTGCCAATATCTCAAGCCTTGGAAGGTTTGATATCTCAACTAACAACCTCACAGGAAGCATCCCTTTGAGCTTTGGGAATCTACCTAACCTGTGGTGGTTAGGGATTGCTCAAAACGCTCTGGGAAACAACAACTCGTTTACTGATCTTGAGTTTATTACTGCTTTGGGTAACTGCACTGAGCTAGAGTTCTTGGACGCTAGTTACAACAGACTTGGAGGTGAGCTTCCTGCCTCAACAGCCAATCTCTCCACCACGTTGACTAGTCTATACTTGGGAGGAAACCAAATCTCTGGAACCATTCCACGTGACATCGGGAATCTCGTGAACCTGCAAATACTCAGTTTGGAAGAAAACATGCTGACAGGAGAGCTTCCTGTCTCTTTCGGGAAGCTTTTGGAACTGCAGGTGATTGATCTGTATGCAAACTCATTATCCGGGGAGTTACCATCTTACTTTGATAAAATGACTCAGTTGCAGAAGATTCATTTGAACAGCAATAGTTTCCAAGGGAGAATCCCCAAGAGTATTGGAGGTTGTACAAACTTGTTTGACTTATGGATTGATACTAATAATCTGAACGGGAGTATACCTCCAGAGATACTGCGGATTCCATCTCTTGCTTACTTAGATCTGTCAAGCAATTTCTTGACAGGTTCTTTACCTGAAGAAGTTGGAAAGCTGGAGCTTCTCGTTGGACTAAGTGCTAGCGACAACAAGTTATCAGGACGCATTCCGCAAACTCTAGGTGGTTGTCTCTCCTTGGAGTTTCTCTACCTGCAAGGAAACTCGTTTGAAGGAGGGGTTCCGGATATAAGTCGGTTGGTCAGTTTATCAAATGTTGACTTGTCCAGAAACAATCTCTCTGGCCGCATACCTCGGTATCTCGCCAGGCTACCTCTGCTGCAGAATCTGAATCTTTCGATGAACGAGTTCGAGGGGAGTGTGCCTACAACAGGAGTGTTTCGAAACGCTACGGAAGTTTCTGTTTTTGGTAACAAAAATCTCTGCGGAGGGGTCAGAGAAATGCAACTAAAGCCGTGTACTGTGAAAGCATCACCAAGGCCGAGAAAGCCTCTTTCAACTCGAAAGAAGGTTGCAAGTGGTGTTGGTATAGGCATGGCCTCACTTCTGTTAATCATAATCGTGGCTTCTCTGTGTTGGTGGTTCAAGAAGAGGAgggacaagaagaagaagaacaatgCAAGTAGTACTAACCTATCTTATTCCACTAGTGTGGGAAAGTTCTATGAGAAGTTAAGCTATAAAGAGCTTCATGAAGCAACCGGTGGCTTCTCTTCAAGCAATCTGATTGGTTCAGGCAACTTCGGTGACGTGTACAAAGGAGTGCTTGGCCATGATGATAACAACAAACTCGTCGCTGTTAAAGTCTTGAACCTCTTGAAGCATGGAGCAACCAAAAGCTTTATGGCGGAGTGTGAAACTTTCAAAGGTATAAGGCATCGTAACCTTGTGAAACTGCTAACGGTCTGTTCAAGCCTCGATTCCCAAGGAAACGAGTTCAGAGCTCTGGTCTATGAGTTCATGCCGAAAGGAAGTCTGGATACGTGGCTGCTGCAGCAGCCAGAAGAAGATCATCACTCGAGGGCTTTAACAGTTCCAGAGAAACTTAACGTAGCGATAGATGTTGGTTCCGCTTTGGAGTATCTGCATGTTCACTGTCATGAGGCGATAGCTCACTGTGATCTTAAGCCAAGCAACGTTCTTCTTGACGATGAGCTTACAGCTCATGTTGGTGACTTTGGTTTGGCTAGGCTTCTCTATAAATTCGATCGAGAATCCTTCTTAAGTCAGTTTAGTTCCGCTGGTGTTAGAGGCACCGTTGGCTATGCCCCACCAG AGTATGGAATGGGAGGCCAACCATCAGTAAAAGGAGATGTGTACAGCTTTGGGATTCTACTTTTGGAGATGTTCACTGGAAAGAAACCGACAGACGAATCGTTTGCAGGGGACTATAACCTCCACAGCTACGCAGAGTCGGTGTTGTTGTCAGGAGGTGAGGAGGAGGGTGGAGGAGGCAGCAGCAATGCGGTTGTTGATGAGTGGTTGAGACTGGTTCTTCAGGTGGGCGTAAGGTGTTCTGAGGAGTATCAAAGGGATAGGATGAAAATGGATGAAGCGCTACGTGAATTAATCTCAGTCAGATCTAAGTTCTTCAGTACCAAGACGGATGCTGCAGAAGAGCTAAGTCCCAGGGATGCTGCTGTGCAAAGTTCTCCTCAGGAATGGATGTTAAGCGCTGACACGCATACAATGtag
- the LOC108817512 gene encoding PHD finger protein ALFIN-LIKE 5 isoform X2 → MEGGGGGAHYNNPRTVEEVFRDFKGRRAAILRALTTDVQEFFQQCDPEKDNLCLYGFPNQVWEVNLPAEEVPPELPEPALGINFARDGMHEKDWLSLVAVHSDAWKRLFNMINADPTIFEVVTGTAKTQTKGKPSSANQNGNRSKSNSNVRGLDGETSKTIQPMGEEEEEEKEEEEEEEGETQCGACGEKYASDEFWICCDKCEKWFHGTCVKITPARAEHIKHYKCPSCTNKRARPY, encoded by the exons ATGgaaggaggtggaggaggagcgCACTACAACAACCCTCGAACCGTGGAAGAAGTCTTCCGAGATTTCAAGGGTCGTCGAGCTGCCATCCTCCGAGCTCTCACCACcg atGTGCAAGAGTTTTTCCAGCAATGCGACCCTG AGAAGGACAATCTTTGCTTGTATGGGTTCCCAAATCAAGTATGGGAAGTGAACTTACCAGCTGAAGAAGTACCTCCAGAGCTCCCCGAACCTGCACTCGGCATCAACTTTGCCAGAGATGGAATGCACGAAAAAGACTGGCTTTCTCTCGTTGCTGTCCACAGTGATGCCTG GAAGCGCTTGTTCAACATGATAAATGCGGATCCTACTATATTTGAAGTTGTAACTGGAACTGcgaaaacacaaacaaaggGGAAGCCCTCTTCAGCAAATCAAAATGGCAACAGATCCAAGTCAAATTCAAATGTG AGAGGTTTAGATGGCGAAACCTCAAAGACAATACAACCCATGggcgaggaagaagaagaggaaaaggaagaggaagaagaggaagagggtgAAACACAGTGTGGAGCATGTGGAGAGAAGTATGCTTCAGATGAATTCTGGATATGCTGTGACAAGTGCGAGAAATGGTTCCATGGGACATGTGTGAAGATCACTCCAGCTAGAGCTGAGCATATCAAGCATTACAAGTGCCCTTCTTGCACCAACAAAAGAGCTCGACCCtactaa
- the LOC108817514 gene encoding glutaredoxin-C4 yields the protein MTMIRCISMAAFLVALVASISMVSASPEAEFVKKTISSHKIVIFSKSYCPYCRRAKSVFSELNQVPHVVELDEREDGGSIQSALGEIVGRRTVPQVFINGKHIGGSDDTVDAHESGELAKLLGVSGNTRAEL from the exons aTGACAATGATCAGATGCATCTCGATGGCAGCGTTCCTCGTGGCACTAGTTGCATCCATCTCCATGGTTTCAGCATCTCCTGAGGCAGAGTTTGTTAAGAAGACCATCTCTTCCCACAAGATCGTCATCTTCTCCAAATCCTACTGCCC GTATTGCAGGAGAGCAAAGTCTGTGTTCAGTGAGCTGAATCAGGTTCCTCATGTTGTTGAGCTTGACGAAAGAG AAGATGGGGGGAGTATCCAGAGTGCACTTGGAGAGATTGTTGGAAGGCGAACAGTGCCACAGGTTTTCATTAACGGAAAGCACATCGGAGGATCAGATG ATACCGTAGACGCGCATGAGAGCGGGGAACTGGCCAAGCTTCTTGGCGTTTCCGGAAACACAAGAGCTGAACTCTAG
- the LOC108815236 gene encoding F-box protein At1g11270-like, with product MLLTQGAELLPDDLVELILEHVPVKPLLRFKSVSKKWKLTMDSPRFMERHLIRRKQLRGPDVLIFSISPEEEDIEQGRIFVLGSSIARTVWLPITGNMYCYGSCDGLVCTFSMCAPSVVANPATGWYHSLTLSNYQTYMRQGWTHFPIHWLGFGRDKIRGTFKPVWLYNSSGFEPRQDKAVVTYCEVFDFSTNAWRYVVPSSPYPISACHKPVHLDGTLYWFTECDESMVLSFDLHTETFQVIAPFPHPCPPYLRNICILDNRLCVSERKEFTQVIWSFDPSGKTWKTMCSLDLTPTSSWWLSYHAFLPIAVVDKGRLLLQSRDLKDPPVIYDLHTKSCDLIFQPNGRTRSVYYLESLFSALSN from the coding sequence ATGTTGTTGACACAAGGTGCGGAATTGCTGCCCGACGATCTGGTAGAGCTCATCCTCGAGCATGTGCCCGTGAAGCCTCTGCTGAGATTCAAGTCTGTATCCAAAAAGTGGAAACTCACAATGGATTCCCCACGTTTCATGGAACGACACTTGATTCGTCGCAAACAATTACGTGGTCCCGATGTCCTTATCTTTAGTATCTCCCCCGAAGAAGAAGACATAGAGCAAGGTCGAATATTTGTGTTGGGGTCATCAATAGCTCGGACGGTCTGGTTACCTATTACGGGCAACATGTACTGCTACGGTAGTTGTGACGGTCTAGTATGCACCTTCAGTATGTGCGCACCGAGTGTCGTGGCCAATCCCGCCACTGGATGGTATCATAGTCTTACTCTTTCCAACTATCAGACGTACATGAGACAAGGATGGACTCACTTCCCTATCCATTGGCTTGGATTCGGTAGAGATAAAATAAGAGGCACTTTCAAGCCGGTTTGGTTGTATAATTCATCCGGGTTTGAACCTCGTCAAGACAAGGCTGTTGTTACCTATTGtgaagtttttgattttagcaCCAATGCTTGGAGGTACGTTGTCCCTTCTTCTCCTTATCCGATTAGTGCTTGCCATAAACCTGTCCATTTAGATGGGACTCTTTATTGGTTCACCGAGTGTGACGAATCCATGGTACTCTCTTTTGATCTTCACACCGAGACTTTTCAAGTCATAGCTCCTTTTCCCCACCCTTGTCCTCCTTACCTGCGCAACATTTGCATACTCGATAACCGCTTGTGCGTCTCTGAGAGAAAAGAGTTCACCCAAGTAATATGGTCATTCGATCCTTCGGGCAAGACATGGAAGACAATGTGCTCACTTGATCTCACCCCAACTTCTTCCTGGTGGCTAAGTTACCATGCGTTTTTACCAATAGCAGTTGTGGACAAGGGTCGGTTATTGCTTCAAAGCCGTGATTTGAAGGACCCACCGGTGATATATGATCTCCATACCAAATCTTGTGATTTAATCTTCCAACCTAATGGACGCACTCGTTCTGTTTACTATTTAGAAAGCTTATTCTCTGCTTTATCAAACTAG
- the LOC108817511 gene encoding alpha/beta hydrolase domain-containing protein WAV2 — protein MVTYVSALFYGVGGIVVAGVALLVAFQEKLVYVPVLPGLTKSYPITPARLNLIYEDVWLRSSDGVRLHSWFIKMFPDCRGPTILFFQENAGNIAHRLEMVRIMIQKLKCNVFMLSYRGYGESEGYPSQQGIIKDAQAALDHLSQRTDIDTSRIVVFGRSLGGAVGAVLTKNNPEKVSALILENTFTSILDMAGVLLPFLKWFIGGSGTKSLKLLNFVVRSPWKTIDAIGEVKQPVLFLSGLQDEMVPPFHMKMLYAKAATRNSQCTFVEFPNGMHMDTWLTGGDVYWRTVMEFLAKHAPEGRKPDTGR, from the exons ATGGTGACGTACGTGAGCGCGTTGTTCTACGGAGTAGGAGGTATAGTAGTCGCCGGCGTGGCGCTGCTCGTTGCCTTCCAGGAGAAGCTCGTCTACGTCCCTGTGCTCCCCGGCTTAACCAAGTCATACCCCATCACCCCCGCCAGGCTCAATCTCATCTACGAGGACGTCTGGCTTCGATCCTCCGATGGCGTACGCCTCCACTCTTGGTTCATCAAAATGTTCCCCGATTGTCGAG GTCCAACCATTCTGTTTTTCCAGGAGAATGCTGgaa ATATTGCTCATCGTCTAGAGATGGTTCGCATCATGATACAAAAGTTGAAGTGCAATGTATTCATGCTTTCCTATCGCGG CTATGGGGAAAGTGAGGGTTATCCGTCACAGCAGGGAATCATTAAAGATGCTCAG GCTGCGTTGGATCACCTTTCTCAAAGGACAGACATTGATACTTCTAGAATTGTTGTATTTGGAAGGTCCCTTGGAGGAGCTGTTGGAGCTGTGCTTACCAAAAACAATCCTGAAAAG GTATCTGCATTGATTCTGGAAAATACATTCACATCCATTCTTGATATGGCTGGTGTTCTACTGCCCTTCTTAAAGTGGTTTATTGGAGGAAGTGGCACTAAAAGCCTCAAACTTCTCAATTTTGTTGTACGCTCCCCCTGGAAGACAATTGATGCTATTGGTGAG GTCAAACAACCAGTACTTTTCCTCTCTGGACTGCAAGATGAGATGGTCCCACCATTTCACATGAAAATGCTGTATGCGAAAGCGGCTACCCGTAACTCTCAGTGCACCTTTGTTGAATTTCCAAATGGGATGCATATGGATACCTGGCTGACTGGTGGTGACGTTTACTGGAGAACGGTCATGGAGTTCCTTGCAAAACATGCCCCTGAGGGAAGGAAACCCGATACAG GAAGGTAA